The Cutaneotrichosporon cavernicola HIS019 DNA, chromosome: 5 DNA segment TGGCCGTCATCGCTCGCATCGCTGGCCGCAACGTCGACGCACACAACTACCTTAAGGAGTGCCTGCGTGCCGACGAGACGAACGTCACCTTGCGATCGGTCTACACAAActtcctcatctccctGGGGTCGTACAAGGAAGCGCTACAGTTCACGTCCCAAACCCTCAAGTACGAGCGCCACGACGTGTACACGTTCACCGCTCTAGGGTGGCTGCACTTCAACGTGGGCCGTGAGGCCAAGTCGCAGCAGGACGTCGCGGAACGGTCAAAGCAATATCTTCGCAGCGCAGAGGCGTACGAGCGCGCGCTGAGTGTCGACCCCACGAACGCCATTGCCGCGCAGGGTCTCGTGATCGCTCTGACCGAGGACACTCTTACTCCCAAGGCGCTGCAGGTTGCGCCGGGaagcgtcgaggagatgaagaaTCGCACGCGCCTTGCGGGTCAGGCGCTGTCAGTGCTTGGCCGCATCAAGGACTCGCTGCCCGAGGGTGCTGTCAATGTCAACATCGGCCACTGCTGCTTCATCcgtggtgaggaggagcgtgcGATCGAGGCGTATGGCTCTGCATTGAGTGCGGCCAACGGGCGGAGTGTGCCGATCCTGCTCTACCTGTGTCGCGCGTGGTTCTCGTATGCGAACAAGGAGACCAACTTCTCCGCCATGGGACAAGCGCTGCACTATGCGCAACGGGCCATGCATCTGCAACCCAGCGACCGGGCGATCCTCTACAACATTGCGATGATCCAGCAGAAGGCGGCTGAGATTatgcttggcctcgagcctTCACGGCGTatgctcgacgagctcaagctggCGTTGAAACGCGCCACCGAGGCTGTGGGCATCTTCCGGGCGCTGGCGGACGACAAGACGCGCCCGCTCCCGTACGACCCCGAAGTGGCGGACCACCGTGCACGCTATGGCGAGAGCCTGGTGCGGAAGGGCCCCGAGGCGATCGCGACTCAGGAGGAGTTCGAGAGTGAGGCGGCAGCACGCGTAGAAGAGGCGCGTCGCATGCGCGCAGCTGAGCAGGAGCGCATCACCGCTGCGGCTGCAGCGCGGCAGGCAgagatcgaggagcgcgcagCTGAGATCACGGAACAGCGCCTCAAGGCACGCGAGGAGGCACGCGCGTTCCACGAGCAGCTGAACACTCAGatccgcgaggaggaggagcgcaaggccgagcgcatcgagcagcgcaagcggcgcaaggacgccgacggcgttgtcgaagacggcgaggagcggcCCCGCAAGCGGGGCAAAAAGGGagggaagaagaagaagaggaaggacGAGTCgcaggacgaggacgaaaTCGGCGAGAGTGCGCCCCTGAGtgctgccgacgacgatgatgacgaccCCGAGTCcggacgacggcgcgcaCAGGCACGACTTGCGGCATCTCGTGCTAAGGTGAGTACGGCTTTGGTGGAGCAGTCGGAGAGGCGTTCCGAGGAGAACAGCGAGGCGaggcgccgaggacctAGGGCCGAGGATGTCCGCGGAGCAGACGCGGAGTGCGGCACGGTGAAGGACGGGCGAGCCGTGCTATCGTTCCAAGTCCTCGGGCCAAGTATTGCCGAGCCATTGTGGCGAGATTGTGTGGATCACCTTGCCCTTGATTGGCTTCGCTTGCCGAGTGGTGACTTGGAACCCTGAATATCACGTGCCGACCTGATACTAACCCGCAGAAATCTAAGAAGAATCGGCACGAGGACccggacgacgaggaggacacTGGTACGCGACGTGGGAAGCAGTTCAAGTCCAAGGCAATTATCgaggactcggacgacgaggacgaggacgaggaaaTGGCGCCGACCGCTCCGTCGCCTCCTTCGACACCCGGGGCCGGGtccgacggcgacgagtaGGCAGTTGTTAGAGGTTACATGTTACAGATGGGTACAAACTAGTGCTACAAGCGGCCGCGATTAATACTGATTCGAATCTCTGTGGCTAGTTGCGGTTGCAAACGGCGTGAGTGCACGACGAGTAGGGGCATCGACGAGCAGCGTACGCGGCGGCCTGCGACTTGGCTGAAGACATCGaagcggtcgaggagctcgaggagcggcgcACCAAGGTGTTACGGGAAAGTACGTGGACAACGCGTGTCCACAGGCTGCGCCGCTTCACGAATGCGGGGTTGATGGTGATCGCGCCGGCGCTCTGGAACGCGAAGCCGAGATCAATGGCGTTGGTGCTCGCAGCGGGGGAGaactcgtcgccgctccACCACGGGTGTGCGACGGAAGCGGAGGACTGGAACGCTTCAACGTCGACCGTCACTGAGGATaggatggaggagggagcCCTGGGGACTGTTGGCATTGTATGTATGTGGTTGGTTCTGGGGTGTAAATGGTGTTGGGGAGGGGTACCAGAGGATTGTTCGCCAAGTGCAGGTTAAGTAGTGCGATAGATATTGAGATGTGCAATGGCTCAATCGCCAGGGTCGTACACGTTTCCGGAATGGAGCTCCGTCTGAATCACTGAAAAGCGCCTCGCCAGGGAATTCTTTGgaggtggggttggggtcTCCGACGTTGCATATATATGCTGGAGCCCATCTTGGCTGGGGTCTACAAACAGCCAGCTGCTTTGTCAGAGAGGTTGCGGATGATGGCTTTGTCAGAGAGGTTGCGGATGATGTGAGGTTTGTAAGCCAATACGGCCGAGGTCCCCGGCACGACACGGCAACCAGACATGGATGCCGCGCCGGAAATACCGCCGGATCCCAAAGTTGCTCGTTCAAACGTGCCAAGTTAGGCGCTACATTGCCGATTGCTACTCTACATTAGCTTGGGAGACGTTCCTGGGTGAGTTGCAGGTGTTCTAAGTGTATATCCAAGGCAATGTTGTTCCTGGTCCCCGAAATTGCCGTTCAGCAGTTGACAAGGAGGACAGCGGTGGAATAGCTAATGGTCCTGGCTAGTTGATCTGCTCGCGACTCGGCAATGCAGTTCTTACTGCCCTCCGTGAGAAAATATGAGATGGGGAGGAACATGTAAAGTCTCTGGCGTCGAGATCATGTGTTTTTTGCAGAGCCTGCGTCGTGACACGCTGTTTGCTGGCCACATGACATACCAGGCCATGAACCCCTACAGGCCGTCTTACGGTGTCTTGTTCAACGCCGGGGGAGGTGTTGAGCGCTGACGCTGAACGAGAAACACCCTGGACACGGAGATTGGTCTTGTTGGGATGATCGCGAGTCTTGCAACTGTCCAACAGCGGAGAATTTCGGGAGATTGCAACGCCGAGCCGAACCCTTTGAACCAAGAATTGGTCTTTTGGTGACCGGCCACCAGGAGCGGACTCGGGggagcggcgacggcgtgcagcgaggacgccgtTTGACATTCCCAGATTGGTCTTTGCTTACAGGGCGGGAAAGGAAGAAAGGAATCACCTTGTCAAGCTTGTGTGCGGCGCTCCTGAAAACTGTTGATACATGAGGCGTGCGGAAGTCAGCTTCCGGAGCGGAATTGGCGTACTTGGCTCTTCTCAGGTTGTTTATGCTGCAGGGTTGATCGATGGGCAATGCAGAACTTATCAgtgccaaggccaagcatGTTGCCGATCGGGAGCCTGGTATGCTAGCCGCACACAGAATACGCGCGGACATGATTAACTAACATCGCGATGGGGGTGGCAGCCTTGGGGTACGGTACCACTGTGCCACTGTCACAGCAGACGCCGTTCTTCATGATTCCGCAACTGCCATCCATGTCCACCCAGCAGTCAAGCCCTGCTCCATCATCCAAGTATGCAAAAGATAATGGTGGTACCCTGACATCAGAAGGCGGTAGTGTAGAGCCAGCGACATCGTGGCGCTCATGTGCAAGCACAGAGGAGGCGCCGGGTGAGGAAAAATTGCTAGAGAAGAAAGCCCCGTAGGGCTGTAATGCTTCTCACAGCATTAAGAACAGATACTACACATGATCTTAGCCAATTAGGCCAGAGAGGATACCATCCTAAGTGCTGCGACGACCTAAAGGGTACAGTGATGTGGGTGGGAATATAGGGGGATGCAATATTCCCGAGTATGTGGCGCCAGTCCGATCGTCGCCCCTATTGTCGCACCCGAACAGGTCTTGGCGGCGCGGGAAAGGAGCGTTGTAATGAAGCAGAACAGCAGAACTACGCTCGGGGGCCACTTGTTCGACAAGCACAAGTGCATGCATATAACGGGGATGAGACGAGGATGTCGGAATGGCCCAGTTGTCTTCAGCACCCACCACGTGGCTGAGCGAAGAAGCGACTCATAACGGACCGCCCTATATGATTTTCGTCCAAGCGCTCTTGGCCAAGAGGCTAAGGCGTGGTCTTCCGGTTCCCGGTCTGGCCAAGATCGTCGGTTCGACTCCGGCAGGGCGCTCGTTTTTTGCATCGGAGTGAaaaggagggaaggggagggcAGGGGAGGTTGCTACcccgccttcttctggaCCAAGGTAATGTATGTACCAGCTATGTCCCCACGTTAGCTGATGTCGACCTGGCTGCCCCTGCTGAGCAGAGAAGtctccatcaccatcaGCTTACAGCGTTCGTGATTGCGTACGCGGCCACCAGAAACCTCCCAAAGCAGCGCCAACGAGTAGCTTGACAAGTTGACGTGAACCTTGACCAGCTACAATTTCAGCAAGGCACTGTGGCACTACCTTCCACGGATGGCGTCGAATATGGAAAGCCTGAAAGGCCGAGGCCCCAGGACTGTCAGTGTGCCCTGATATCGGCTACCCGCCAGAGGGCGTACCCCGCATTTCGACGCCGAAACCATTCCGAGTGATCACTGATCGTTGATCGACGGAGGTCCCGACCGTGGTCTGACAGACCACCGAGATTTTGGTACCGGGCCCCGAGATATGACGGCACCGTTCCGAGATACACTCCGAAgcaacctcggcgagggATGGCAGAATAACCGGTCCACCGACCAGACGGGATCGGGATCCTCCGATCGTCGTGCCGCAcactcctctctctcctgCGTCGCAGCGCACGTGTGCTGAGGCCATGAGCCCCAGACTCCTAGATGTTAGGCAGCGTCAATCTACACAGACCTAGTGGCAGGACATAGCAGACTCTCAAACTAGGACAACATAAGTGGCTTGCATCTCTTCTAGTGCATCTGCATACCGCCCTTGCGTCAGGACGGTCCCACCCAAAACTCACCGAGATACACAAACTCGCACCCGAAATGTACGCCGCATCCGGTCCAGCCAGGAAGCTGGCGTTAGTCGAGTCACCTCACAACTCACGAGACGGCGTTGGCGACCTCCGTGGGGTTCGTGTTCCGTCCCAAAGGGTTGGCGGCCGCTTGCTGATGTCAGCAATGCCTCTATCCGGCTCACAGCAGCCAACGCCGAACCGTCCGGGCCGCCTGCCTTGCCCGAGTAGAACTTGTCGAGTTCCGTCCACATGTCGGTCTGTACGACGCCGGGGTTGTACGTGTTGCACGTGATACCGTGCTTGCCCAACTCGGCTGCAGCGCACTGGTTCATCCCGCGCACGGCAAACTTGGACGCAGAGTACATGCCCAGTTGAGGGAAACCGCTCAGTCCTGCGACGGATGATGCGGCGATGAGtcgcccaccgccgccctgcTTGATCATCTGCCGGGCCGCCGCCTGGTAGCAGTACATGACGCCGCGGATGTTGATCTCCCACAGGTCGTTCATCGTCTTGGTCGTCGTCTCGAGGAAGTCGACGGGCGGCCCGATGCCCGCGTTTGCGACCATCACTGCGTTCAGTTGCCTTTCAGGAGACCGCATTGGAGAGCCTCGCACTCACCATCAACGCGTCCGAGCTTCTCGACAGCCCCAGCGACCAGAGCCGTcacatcctcctcggacCGCACGTCCACAGGGATCACAGCAACCCGAGCCCCCGCCGCCTCACACTCCTTCGCCACAGCCGCGGCCTTGGTGTCCGCGCTCTTCAAGTCTGCAATCACGATGTCAAAGccatcgcgcgcgagcCGTTCCGCAATCGCCGCACCGATAccctgcgccgcgcctGTCACGATCACGACCTTGCCATTGGGCGTGCGGGTGGTGTGGGTTGACATCGTATCTGAGTCGGTGTTGGTGTGTGAGACCAGGAAAGGAGGTGAATCCGGGTGAGTGAAGACTCCCCACATTCCACACACTCCAGACCGGCAGTGGGCTTCGGCTACTAACAAACAGATTACGCGTCATGTGACCGGCTCAACCCGGATGTCGCATTAGGGCGTTCCATCGcgggcgagctcgtgcgTAGCGGTCCTGGACgactctctctctctctgaTACGCGAGAGAGTTCCGAGTGGTAGCGGATgtcgggcggcgaggtaTTGGTTCCCCAGATGTGAGCCAACGACATGCTGAgttgggaggagggtggtAGTAGGGTCCACCTCTGTTTGGCAACCATTTCAGACCACTGTTGAGCCAGTTAGACGGGGCGGTCAGCTCTATAACGCGATCCTGGAAATCCCAGAAAACGTATAGGAATGCTTCTCGAGTAAAGTTGGAAGGGGAGAAGCTTTCCCAGGGGTTGAGAGCAGACTTGGGCACATCCTGTAGGAGGACACCTGCGGTAATCTCGCCACGTCCACTCGCACCAACGTGTGTCTCACGCCCGCAATTCCCAAGGATCCTTCCCCGATTTTTGATCGTGTGTAATTTCGTAGTTACGGGGCAGCCATCATGGTCCCATCTTCATCATGTGAGAAGAGACTGATCGGCCGAGGCTGGTGTCCAGTGACGTTAAGCCAAGGGAGCATAATtcctccccactcccaaCACCATGCGGACACTTGAGTTCCAGACCATGTCCTTGTCATGCCATACTCGTAAGCAACTCTAGTGTTTCTGTCAGTAGAATGCTTCATGTGGCCCTGTGGATCAACGGCCTTGCGGCTCCCCATCGCTACCACGGCCCCGTCTCGGGCCCGGCTCTGTCATTGTTGGTGCCATCTGTCAAGTGTTTGAGACACTATGTCGAGATATGTGTCACTTAGCCCCTCCCGTCCACAAAGTCGCGGTCACGCGACGCTGTCATCGGTATCTGGATTGTAGACCGGCATGTATAGGGTGCCGAAACGCCGGCCTGCTACCACGGCTCATCGTCGGTTGTGAATGAGAACCTCTTGGCACAGGCAGCCCAGGAAGGGTCAGCTGCGCAACGCAGAAATAGCGCGGGAAGTGTTCAATGCATCACCTGGATGTTTGCATGAGGCCGTGGCGTTGTACTATGGGTGTGGAGCCAATCGGACCCCACCGAGTTGGTGGCCATACGTCGGTTCGCGCAGGCGGCccctctccgcctccgGCAGCTCAAACTATTTGTGCGACCGTATCATCTGCCCAGGCAGTTGTGGATAGTCTAACAATGCATCGCAATAACAGTTGTAACTGCAGTATTACATGACCCAAACATGCTGCTGGTGCGCaccgtcggcctcggtgccACAATCCTCCACACTTTCccgctcctctccttcgCGGCGATCGGTATTGACTTGAAATAAACCTCTGGCTCCGCTGTACTTGTAGCTTTTGACACTTCGTTGCGTACTCCGTAATTTTCTGCGATGGACCTAGTCCTTGGGTGAGAGGTCGATGGGGTCGACGCGGATGAAGGCGTAGGTCGTGTCCGGAGTCCAGTAACCAGCCATGGCGGCCCAGAATCCACAGGCTGCGTCCATGACGCAGAATGCGCCGGCGGCCCTGGCGACGCCCAACGATCCAGTGAACTGCTgtgcggcgaggagcgcaaaGGCCATCGTGGtgaagaagaggacgaggatgatggcgacggACGAACGGAGGGCAGCAAgcaggaagaggaaggtgatgcCGGACCagatggcgaggaagaggccgaGTGAGTTGGAGAGGTCGGGCGAGACCTCTCCAGTGACCTTGTCGGTGAAggcgtcgacgatgccCATGGCtggcaagaagaagccgACGTACGAGAAGGCGAAGCCGCCGAAGGCGCAGAAGATGGTAGCACTGGAATTAGCGGGGTCCATAATAAtggaggaggtcaaggtgCCGCCTGGTGACACTCACGAGAAGGTGTTACCGATGAACATCTCGAACCACCCGACGAGGGTCTGGGTGATACCGACGAAGAACACTATTGTCAGTGGCTGTATCCGGGACGGGAGAGAAAGGCTCACTGAGAGACGACAGCACACCATTGGGCGCCTTAATGCCACGAACACCAAAGTTGAGCAAACCGGTCATGAGGAACGCCATTGAGAAGGCGATGAGGCCAATGGGGATCGGGTTACCGTACTTGCGGTGTTGGACGGGGATGGCAGGCTGCGAGAAGTCGATGGGGTGGCCGCCTGGCGTGACAGCACGCTCGAGGTGGGAGGGCCGCCCCTTCTCGATATCACCGGAACCGAAGTACCCCACGTCGGTCGTCGAGTTGGAAGTGTTGGCGTTGGACATAGCTTGGTCTTGGAGTAAAGTCTTGGGGGTACGAGTCGCAAGTCAAGAGCAGCCTGGGGATGAAGGGGCTGACGCACAGACAAGCGCCTTCTTATACCATTTTGTCAGAGGCCAGAAAAAACACACCAGCCATTGGAGACGGCATCAACCTCTCTGTCTGGAGGAAAGTTGGAATGCGTCGCAACTCGGCTAGTTAGTGACCAGCATCAGTGATTGAGTGATAGGCATCAGGCACCCGATCCGACAACGCCCAATCGCCGCGTTGGGCCCAGTTCCCCACTTTCCCCACACTGCGCTACCGTTGTTCCACCGCATTGTGCCGCCGACCCGAGCCCCACTGGCATGTGCCTCTTCCCATGTTCACACCTGATAGGGCAATATACCATTGACCGGTCTTGAGCACTGATCGGGCACCGTGCTATCAGGCGCCGTGCAGCTTCCGCTACCGTCCATCGTCGGTTTGGTCATGTCGGCCATGCCTACTTGTGCCAGAGTTCAccaacgccgagcgccgtgTCATGGGAAGCACTAAAGCCAGAGCAAACTCGGCTTGGCCGACGTTCAGAGATGAGACAGTGGCTCACCGAAAGCCGCCCACATGTCCACGCCACAGAGACTGAGCATCCCACACACATACCCCTCACACCAAGATGGGCGGAATGAAGGCTCCGCATGTGTTCCCTGTCTCGCCTGccgtcgccaacctcggAAAACTCACCTGGAATTCAGTCAGTCGGTTATCAACTCTCCGAACCCCAGCAGCCTCTTAGTGGCTGAGAATGGCTGGGCTGCGGACTGATCCCGCTGATGCGATGGATCCACCCTAGGGAACGAcggtgccgaggacggcacCAGGTTGTGTCGGGGGCGGCAAGGTAAGGTTTCTGTGGATGGGTGAGCCGGCAGCATCAATACACAAGGGCCAAAGACCGGTAAACCCAAGGCTCCCATTTTCCCTTTCCCCACACTCGGTACTCCCCGCACTCTTACCCTGAGCTGGCAAAACGGAAATTGCCTTGCTTTGGTTGCATCAGCCAAGCCAGCATGCTTAAAGTGGTCACCTCCGCCATTTAGAACGCCACGCTCTCGGGGTCCCTGCACATCATGACCTCAGAGAAAGGCACGATATCACATGACTTGACGTTGCgtcctcccctcccctcggTCAATGTGATAGCCGTATCCCGTTTAAGCACTTtcacgccaccgccgctcCGTGGTCGAACGGCATTGAATCCAAGCCGCGCCGTATTCGTCGAAGGCCTTCCGAGGACACTTGGGACACATGGCTGTAATTTGGGTGCCTGTCCAGGCAGGTGACCGTAACTCTCGTGTCGAGTTCCCCGTTTACTCGACCGTGGAAAGCCGAAGGTTGTGGAGAAGCTGTGGAGGTTCTGGAGATCGTTACTGGACGTTAACACGTTAACAATCTCCGCTCCTGGGCCCCAGACAGAGGAAGCAGTCCCAAACACGTCCGCGGTGAGCCACTCAACAGCTCCGGCATGCTCATCAATGCCCATCGCCCACCTGTGTGGCACACCTGTGTGGCATAATGTACACTCCACTACCGCCTCTCTCACGTTTGCCACgaacccccccccccccatTTGCCCGCTCTACCTCGCGTGGCCAACCTGCTCATAGCTGTGGTGCAGCGGATTGTGGATCCCCGAACCCCGGGGGGTTCTGCTCGTTGTTGGCAATCACGTTCCAGTACAATCTAAGGTTAGCGGGAGTAGAAGTGTCCAAACACGGCATTCGATCGAGCGTGGGTGTTGTCGGGACACCCGTTCTTCTCCGACATGCCTCGATCGTCTTCCCATGGTGTACTCACAGTGTTTGGATCAATGGGTCAGCGAGCGGCTCGGGTCCATTAGACACAGGGTACTCGAAGCCGAGGAGCCCATCCATCGAGGCCGGCACTGCTGCTCGGTATTGTGTGGGGTCGTAGAAGTTGTTGGTCCTGCAGTGTCAGCGGGGCTCCAAGGCCTTCACGGGGTGACTCACGTCAACAATGAATCCAGCGTCGGGTCaaaggtcgacgacgcctcGGTTGGCGCATCTGGGGTCTCCGACGACGATTCCTGCCGCCGCTTGGGATGAGACTGCTGGATACGGCTGTACAACTGTTCGAGCATCGGCAGtgctcgccgcgccaccCCGGAGTGTTCCGCCATCTGCTCGATAATGTCGTGCGATGCCTGGAAGTCGGCGCGCACGTCATCAGCCATCATGCTCTCCGGTACCCTCCTCAAGACCGTGTGCTGAATCACAGCGGCAGTGTACGCATGGACTGTGCAAGTTAGACGCGAACGGCTGAAAAAAACTCACAGACCCAGTACCACCACCCGTACGCCGCCTGCGGGCACTTCTTCAACAGTGACGCAATTAAACGCGTGTGTTTTCGTGCCGACGTCACACAGGTTGTGAACGACGCTGCGTACTGGCCTAAAAGCGGTTCTGTACCCGCCGAGACCGCCTTGAAGAAGGACGGTCGGTGGAGCACTCGATGTCAGCAAGCTCATTGGTTCCACTCACTCAATAATCCTTTGTTGAAGAACATGGTCGCCGAGTGCTGCTGGATAAAGTGTTTGGTATTCAGCTTGTTGGACTCGctgccatcctcgccaaaGTCCGACCACTTCAGCCACGCTGGAgcgcccgcctcgacgcggcgtagctcggcgtcgatgcgCATTACCGTCGAGTAGTCGGGAAGCTCCGAGTTCGCGAGATAGTCTGCTATATGTACGAACGCCTGGCCGAGGCGGTACTTGAAGACATGGAAGACCGAGTCATGAGGGGTCGCCCCACCGTCGGGTGGCATTTCAGGCATTGGAGCGTCGTATAGCTGACGCGGGACAGAATACGGCCGGCCAAAGTTGAGGCACTGCAGGATGTCGTAAGTGACACACTCCCACCACAGCTGCGCTCGCAAAGCTTGCTGCTCAGAAGACAGGCCCCATTGCTCGCTGTCCCGGTGCAGACCGATGCTGCCTGCAGTGCGCACACAGAGGCCCAGAATTTGCCACGCTGCCTTTGGGCCGTCGGAATGTGGCAGACCGAGGAGGTACGAGACCATCATGTGCAAGGTCTCGACGCTTGCCAACGAGTGTCGCACCATGAAGTGGCGTTCCGGGACGCAGAGAAGAGCACTCGCCGCATTGAAGAGTGGGATGGTCTGCGTCATCGGTCTTCCTGAGAACGACAGGCCCAGCGCCAAGATCATCAGGACCGACGCTAGTCGATGTGGTGGCACATGGTGAATCTGCTCCTTCAAGGACGGCGCGCTGTAGATCGactcgaggacggcgctAATAGCTGGCCGGTCAGCTGGCCGGTACATCCACTCGACTTGGTCATCTGATGTCAGCAGCAATAGCATGTCCCACTAACCGTAGACTTGCAGCAGCTCAAGTGCTTGCTCAACTGGTGGGAAGAGTTCGTGGACCCCCCCCAGCACGGCGCGATCACTGGCCACGAACGGGAAGACGAGCGTCGGGTTGCTAGACTTTCCGGTCAGCGGAGATTTTCGCTCTTATCAACACGGGACgaacctcgtcgtcttcgcACACAAACAGTGTCCCGGCCCCGCGACCAAGGTACTTTTGGCCTTcgctgccctcctcgagcacacC contains these protein-coding regions:
- the butA gene encoding uncharacterized protein (Enoyl-(Acyl carrier protein) reductase), coding for MSTHTTRTPNGKVVIVTGAAQGIGAAIAERLARDGFDIVIADLKSADTKAAAVAKECEAAGARVAVIPVDVRSEEDVTALVAGAVEKLGRVDVMVANAGIGPPVDFLETTTKTMNDLWEINIRGVMYCYQAAARQMIKQGGGGRLIAASSVAGLSGFPQLGMYSASKFAVRGMNQCAAAELGKHGITCNTYNPGVVQTDMWTELDKFYSGKAGGPDGSALAAQAAANPLGRNTNPTEVANAVSFLAGPDAAYISGASLCISGGMQMH
- a CDS encoding uncharacterized protein (GPR1/FUN34/yaaH family) translates to MSNANTSNSTTDVGYFGSGDIEKGRPSHLERAVTPGGHPIDFSQPAIPVQHRKYGNPIPIGLIAFSMAFLMTGLLNFGVRGIKAPNGVLSSLMFFVGITQTLVGWFEMFIGNTFSATIFCAFGGFAFSYVGFFLPAMGIVDAFTDKVTGEVSPDLSNSLGLFLAIWSGITFLFLLAALRSSVAIILVLFFTTMAFALLAAQQFTGSLGVARAAGAFCVMDAACGFWAAMAGYWTPDTTYAFIRVDPIDLSPKD
- a CDS encoding uncharacterized protein (Fungal specific transcription factor domain); protein product: MAPVDFNEAGPSDKGKAKFNWKNGPPSCKECVRLKLKCSRSWPCTSCVRRGCANICPSGTMPGRTTKDQAMVAKLKKENEKLRHQIERMQAQPQGQSYDWGRSALNAPSESSETNRTREYMPFSAAPEHAARVPSGQRDDNFLDTASRPGPGVLEEGSEGQKYLGRGAGTLFVCEDDESSNPTLVFPFVASDRAVLGGVHELFPPVEQALELLQVYDDQVEWMYRPADRPAISAVLESIYSAPSLKEQIHHVPPHRLASVLMILALGLSFSGRPMTQTIPLFNAASALLCVPERHFMVRHSLASVETLHMMVSYLLGLPHSDGPKAAWQILGLCVRTAGSIGLHRDSEQWGLSSEQQALRAQLWWECVTYDILQCLNFGRPYSVPRQLYDAPMPEMPPDGGATPHDSVFHVFKYRLGQAFVHIADYLANSELPDYSTVMRIDAELRRVEAGAPAWLKWSDFGEDGSESNKLNTKHFIQQHSATMFFNKGLLMLHRPSFFKAVSAGTEPLLGQYAASFTTCVTSARKHTRLIASLLKKCPQAAYGWWYWVFHAYTAAVIQHTVLRRVPESMMADDVRADFQASHDIIEQMAEHSGVARRALPMLEQLYSRIQQSHPKRRQESSSETPDAPTEASSTFDPTLDSLLTTNNFYDPTQYRAAVPASMDGLLGFEYPVSNGPEPLADPLIQTLLYWNVIANNEQNPPGFGDPQSAAPQL